ATTGCGTTAAGAGTCAGACGGTTGTGGCCCCGGTTCTGGCTAAATGGTTAATCAGGCGTTAATCGGCCCATCGGCCCGAGTTGCGCGCTATAAGACGCCCGTGCGTTTCGACGATCGCTTCATCGAAGAACTGAAGGCCCGCCTTCGCCCGTCCGACGTGATCGGCCGGACGGTCAAACTCAAGCGTCAGGGACGCGAGTGGGTCGGCCTGTCGCCCTTCTCGAAAGAGAAGTCGCCGTCCTTCTTCGTCAATGACGACAAGGGCTTCTTCCACGACTTCAGCTCCGGCAAACACGGAGACGTCATCAGCTTCCTGCAGGAGACCGAGCGACTGTCGTTCCCCGAGGCCGTCGAGCGGCTGGCTGCGGAAGCGGGCATGCAGATGCCAGCAGAAGACCCGCACGCCGCAGAGCGCGAAGCGAAGAAGCAGGGCCTGTCGGACTGGATGGATCTGGCCCAGAAATGGTTCGCCGCCAATCTGCGACGCTCGGTGGGCAAGGGAGTGCGCGACTATCTGGAACGACGCGGCCTGCCTGAAGATCAGTGGGATCGGTTCGGGCTGGGCTATGCGCCCGAGGGCCGCACGGGCCTGAAGGATGCACTGGTTCAGCGCGGAGCCCGTCCGGCCGAGCTGGTCGAGGCGGGGCTTCTGATTGCGCCGGAGGGCGGCGGCGCACCCTATGATCGGTTTCGCGACCGGCTGATGTTCCCGATTCTGGATGCGCGGGGGCGTATCGTCAGTTTCGGCGGCCGGGCCATGAACCCCGACGACCGCGCCAAATACCTGAACGGCCCCGAGAGCCCGCTGTTTCACAAGGGGGCGACGCTCTACGGCCTGCCCGAAGCCCGGCGAATCCTGGGGGCGGAAAAGACCGGCGGCCAGGCCATCATGGTAGTCGAAGGTTATATGGATGTCATCGCCTGCCAACGGGCTGGCCTTCCGGCGGTGGCCGCCATGGGCACCGCCTTGACCGAGGAGCAGATGGCTCTGCTGTGGCGGATCTCGGCTGAGCCCGTCCTGTGCTTCGATGGGGATGGGGCCGGACAGCGTGCTGCATTCCGGGCCATTGAGCGCGCCCTGCCTCTGCTGAAGTCAGGGCGTTCGTTCCGCTTCTCATTGCTGACCGCGGGGCAGGACCCGGACGACATCCTTCGCGACAAAGGCGCGCTGGCACTGCGGCAGGCTCTCGGCGAGACCCGACCGTTCGCCGAAATGCTGTTCCGACGCGAAGCCGAGGCGGAGCCGCTGGATACGCCCGAACGCCGCGCAGGGCTGAAGGGCCGGCTGCGTCAGGCAGCGGGGATGATCCAGGACAAGGACCTGGCCGAGCAATATCGCCGCGACCTGTTTGAGCGGTTCGATGCGCTGCTCCCCGCAGCGCAGCGGGCCGCGCCGGCACGAGCAGGGCAGGGCGCGGGCAACCGGTGGCGGCCCGGCCCTCCACCGAAGTTGGGCCAGACGGCGGAGGGGGCCCAGGCGATGCAGTCGCTGTCGCGCTCGATCGAGCCGGTGGCCGCCGCGCTCGCCCACGGCGTCATCGACGACCCTGATCGGATGGACGATCATCTGGAGCCGATTTCTTCCCACGGTTTCGGCGACCCGGCGTTGGATGGGCTGGCGCAGGAGTTGGTACGGTTGCGGCTGGCCGGACAATCCCTTGACAGCGCGGGCC
The genomic region above belongs to Brevundimonas vitisensis and contains:
- the dnaG gene encoding DNA primase, which codes for MRFDDRFIEELKARLRPSDVIGRTVKLKRQGREWVGLSPFSKEKSPSFFVNDDKGFFHDFSSGKHGDVISFLQETERLSFPEAVERLAAEAGMQMPAEDPHAAEREAKKQGLSDWMDLAQKWFAANLRRSVGKGVRDYLERRGLPEDQWDRFGLGYAPEGRTGLKDALVQRGARPAELVEAGLLIAPEGGGAPYDRFRDRLMFPILDARGRIVSFGGRAMNPDDRAKYLNGPESPLFHKGATLYGLPEARRILGAEKTGGQAIMVVEGYMDVIACQRAGLPAVAAMGTALTEEQMALLWRISAEPVLCFDGDGAGQRAAFRAIERALPLLKSGRSFRFSLLTAGQDPDDILRDKGALALRQALGETRPFAEMLFRREAEAEPLDTPERRAGLKGRLRQAAGMIQDKDLAEQYRRDLFERFDALLPAAQRAAPARAGQGAGNRWRPGPPPKLGQTAEGAQAMQSLSRSIEPVAAALAHGVIDDPDRMDDHLEPISSHGFGDPALDGLAQELVRLRLAGQSLDSAGLRRHLAQSGHDALVREVEKAAAKSGAPFLAANAPLAEARVRWSQAFDAQIRVASLEQALASAKSGANQAFDTSAFARLKAERDALRRAIKTGTIWEDGAGS